Genomic DNA from Vibrio vulnificus CMCP6:
GTATTATTCCACTCCGCCGATAGGGCATGCGCCCGTAGCTCAGCTGGATAGAGCGTTGGCCTCCGGAGCCAAAGGTCGAAGGTTCGAATCCTTTCGGGCGCGCCATTTGGATGCCTGGGGGAGATATCGGTGAAAAAACAATGGTGGCTATAGCTCAGTTGGTAGAGTCCCGGATTGTGATTCCGGTTGTCGCGGGTTCGAATCCCGTTAGCCACCCCATTCTTTTCTAAGAATGAAACATTTGTCGGTGAATAGCGCAGCTTGGTAGCGCATCTGGTTTGGGACCAGAGGGTCGGGGGTTCGAATCCCTCTTCACCGACCACTATTATTTGGGTTTTGCTAAAGGCGAGGCTCAGGTTTATGGCTTAAATAAGCGGTAAACATGACAATCTGATGGTGGCTATAGCTCAGTTGGTAGAGTCCCGGATTGTGATTCCGGTTGTCGCGGGTTCGAATCCCGTTAGCCACCCCATTCTTTGTTTAAAGAATAAAATTTCGGTGAATAGCGCAGCTTGGTAGCGCATCTGGTTTGGGACCAGAGGGTCGGGGGTTCGAATCCCTCTTCACCGACCACATTCTAAAGCCTCACTAGCAATAGTGGGGCTTTTTTACATCTTGTATTAAATGCTGATGATTTTGTGTGCATACTGGGTCGGGGTCTGGAAGCCCAGCCGCGTCGAATCCCTCTTCACCGACCACATTCTAAAGCCTCACTAGCAATAGTGGGGCTTTTTTACATCTTGTATTAAATGCTGATGATTTTGTGTGCATACAGGGTCGGGGTCTGGAAGCCCAGCCGCGTCGAATTCCTCTTCATCGACCACATTCTAAAGCCTCACTAGCAATAGTGGGGCTTTTTTACATCTTGTATTAGATGCTGATGATTTTGTGTGCATACTGGGTCGGGGTCTGGAAGCCCAGCCGCGTCGAATTCCTCTTCACCGACCACATTCTAAAGCCTCACTAGCAATAGTGGGGCTTTTTTACATCTTGTATTAGATGCTGATGATTTTGTGTGCATAGTGGGTCGGGGTCAGGAAGCCAAGCCGCGTTAAATCCCTCTTCACCCCCACCGTAGAAAGCCTGCTTTTGTCACCGGCTTTCGTTGTTTTGGCATCGTGGACTAAAGCGTCTGTGCGATCTTCTTCTCTCTACGGTTCTCATTTTCTTGCCTCAACCCACGAGCCTTACTGGGTATGCCGATGCGCTCGCTTTTGTCTCTGATAAGAGACGTTTAAGGCTTTCTAAGCGAAGTTGCTGATGAACCTCTCAATCTGAGAGGAAATCTCCCCTTTCTCATAACGCGTGGCTCTTTTGTGTCTATATTTTAGTTTCTTGGCATTTAACACTTTGATTTTCAAACACCAGTGAGTTCCTAATGTTGTGAAGGAAAAACACAGCGGATACCCAGTGTCTATAATTCCATATTTAGCATTTTATGCTTAATGATTAGTTACACACTAAGCGTATTAACTGGTTTTTCTAAATGGAATAAAGTGTTGTTTTGTATTTGTTAATATTCACATGAAAAAATCTCACGGTAGATTGTGATGAATAATTGGCCTTTTTTGGCGACACTTTCTAGCAAAAATGCCAACTGGCACACAAAAAATGTTGTTCTGATTTTTGTTAAATATCTATTAACGAATATTTATTCGATATTTTTGCCTTGAAATTAACCGATTGCTGGCTGTTAAACTTTAATTGTTGCTTTTTTGTGTGTTTTTTGCCAAATTGTGTTCCGACCTGATTTTTAGAGTAATATTCTGCAATCAGAAGGGATTCATTGGTTTGTTGAATGATCATCGTGTTTGATTATTCAGCACCACAGACAAGGCAGTAGAGGTCTGAAATGTCACTATTAGAAGTGAAAAATCTTCGTATCGAGTATCCATCGCGGCATGGTATTCATGCGGCGGTGAAATCGTTGTCGTTTAATATTGAACGAGGCGAAATTGTTGGCGTCGTCGGTGAGTCGGGTGCGGGCAAGTCAACCGTAGGTAATGCGGTGAGCGATTTGTTGAGCCCTCCTGGTCGTATTGCCAGCGGTGATGTGTTCCTTGATGGCGAAAAAATTTCAGGCCTTTCTCCAGAAGCAATGCGCAAAGTGCGTGGCTCTAAAATTGGTTTTATCTTCCAAGATCCCATGACCTCGCTCAATCCTCTCTTTACTGTTGAACAGCAGTTAAAAGAAACCATTCACGCCAATATGAATGTCTCTGACGAAGAGGCTTACACGCGCGCATTGTCATTAATGAAGCAGGTGGGCATCCCTCAACCTGAAAACCGCTTAAAGCAGTATCCTCACCAGTTTTCTGGCGGTATGCGTCAGCGTGTAGTCATTGCGATTGCCCTAGCGGGCGAGCCGGATTTGATCATTGCCGATGAACCCACCACGGCACTCGATGTGTCGATTCAAGACCAAATCCTCAACCTGATCCGTGAGTTATGTATTAAGCATAACGTGGGTTGCATGTTGGTCACGCACGACATGGGCGTGGTATCGAACGTGACTGACCGTGTTGCTGTTATGTACCGAGGTGACTTGGTTGAATTTGGTCCAACGGCCAAAGTGTTGGGCAACCCAGATCATCCTTATACGCGCAGCTTGATTTCAGCGGTACCACGTTCGGATAGGAAGCTTGATCGCTTCCCTCTGGTCAGCTACATCGAAGAAGCGAGTGAATTGCAGCCTCTTGATATTAAAAATCACTGGCTGGGTCAGAGTGAAGATCAGAGAAAATACACCGGACCACTGCTTAATGTGGAAAATGTTAACTTGCGTTTCGTCACTAAGGACTCGCTGTTTGAGAGCCGTCGTGAGTATGTGCAGGCATCAAATAACGTTAGCTTCCAAGTGCATGAAGGGGAAACCTTTGGCTTGGTGGGGGAATCGGGTTCGGGTAAATCCACTATTGCACGAGTCATTGCCGGGCTGTATGCGCCTAACTCAGGTAAGGTGACGTTTGAAGGTATTGACCTTACCGCATTGACCTCAGAAAAAGCGCGCCGTCCTTTGCGTCGCCAAATGCAGATGGTCTTCCAAAATCCATACACTTCGATGAACCCGCGCATGAAGATTTTCGATATCATCGCGGAGCCCATTCGTTTCCATAAGTTGACCAACAGTGAAGCGGAAACGCGCCAAATCGTGAACGATCTCTTGGAGCACGTTGGCTTAGGGCGAATGGCTGGGGTGAAATATCCACATGAATTTTCGGGTGGCCAGCGTCAGCGTATTTCGATTGCGCGCGCATTGGCGACTCGTCCACGTCTTTTAATTTGTGATGAGCCCACCTCGGCACTGGATGTCTCGGTTCAAGCACAGATTCTGAATTTGCTCAAAGATCTACAAAGCGAACTGAACTTAACCATGCTGTTTATCAGTCATGACCTTCCGGTTATCCGCCAAATGTGTGACCGAGTCGGTGTGATGCAGATGGGGACTCTGCTCGAAGTCGCACCGACTGAGCAACTGTTCCGCTCTCCACAGCATGAGTACAGTAAGCACCTGATTTCCTTGATGCCAGAGTTCACTGGTTTGAGGGAAGAGGTGAAAACGGCATAACCAAGCTTGCTTGGCACAATAACAGACGCAAATACAACAACTAGGGATTCGGATTCCCGCATAAGGAGTTATGCAATGAAAACCATGAAAAGCAAACTGACCGTGGCTTTAATGGCTGCAGGCCTAAGCCTGAGTGCTGCTGCGGCAGACATCAAAGTTGCTTATGATGCAGATCCAGTGTCACTTGACCCGCACGAGCAGTTGTCTGGTGGTACGCTACAAATGTCGCACATGGTGTTTGATCCACTAGTTCGTTATACCCAGAAATTGGATTTTGAACCTCGCTTGGCTGAAAAATGGGAACGTGTCAACGACACCACCTACCGCTTCCAGCTGCGTAAAGGGGTGAAGTTCCATTCCGGTAACGAACTGACGGCAGATGATGTCGTGTGGACATTCGATCGTCTGAAAGATTCTCCAGACTTTAAAGCGATCTTTGAACCGTATGAAAAAATGGTCAAAGTGGACGATTACACCGTTGAGTTGGTGTCCAAAGGGGCTTACCCATTGGTACTGCAAACCGCCACTTACATCTTCCCAATGGACAGCAAGTTCTACTCTGGCACGACAGCCGATGGCAAAGACAAAGCGGAAGTGGTGAAGCACGGTAACTCATTTGCTTCGACCAATGTATCTGGTACTGGCCCGTTCATCGTCACTTCTCGTGAGCAAGGCGTGAAAGTAGAGTTTGAGCGCTTTAAAGATTACTGGGACAAAGAGTCAAAAGGTAACGTAGATAAGCTGACGCTTGTGCCAATCAAAGAAGACGCGACTCGTGTGGCTGCGCTCCTTTCTGGTGGTGTTGACATGATTGCGCCAGTGGCGCCTAACGATCACCAACGTGTGAAAGATGCGAAGGGCATCGAGCTTGTGACGCTGCCTGGTACGCGTATCATCACTTTCCAAATGAACCAAAACAGCAACGAAGCGCTGAAAGATGTGCGCGTGCGTCAAGCGATCGTTCATGCCATCAACAATCAAGGTATCGTTGATAAGATCATGAAAGGTTTCGCGACAGCGGCTGGCCAGCAGGGCCCTGAAGGCTACGCGGGCTACAACGCGGAGCTGGTTCCTCGTTTCGATCTGAAAAAAGCGAAGCAGTTGATGAAAGAAGCGGGTTATGAGAAAGGCTTTACGCTGACGATGATCGCGCCGAACAACCGTTACGTTAACGATGCGAAAGTGGCTCAAGCGGCGTCTGCCATGCTATCGAAAATCGGTATCAAGGTAGACCTAAAGACCATGCCTAAAGCGCAATACTGGCCTGAGTTTGATAAGTGTGCAGCAGACATGTTGATGATCGGCTGGCACTCAGACACAGAAGATTCGGCGAACTTCTCTGAGTTCCTCACCATGACGCGTAACGAAGAAACGGGCCGTGGTCAGTACAACTGTGGTCACTACTCAAACCCAGAAGTGGACAAGTTGGTGGAAGCGGCGAACGTAGAAACCGATCCTGCTAAACGTGCAGCGATGCTACAGAAAGTCGAAACCACGCTGTACAACGAAGCAGCATTCGTTCCTCTACACTGGCAAAACCTAGCGTGGGGCGCGAAATCTACGCTGGATATCAAACCAATCGTCAACGCGATGGACTTCCCATACTTTGGTGACTTGGTAGTTAAAGAGTAACACTCGCTTTCTCCCACTCAAGCGTTGGGTGGGATGAGTGATTTTAGGCGCTCAACTTTGTTTCAGTCGGGTTGAGCGCCGTTTTCAGACTGAAGTTTATATGGCCGTGATAGCGAACGGGCATAGTCATGGATAGCAAAAGGGGCAAGGAATGTTTTCGTTTCTGGTCAAGCGCCTGTTTCAGGCACTGATAGTGATGTTTGTGATCAGTTTAGTGGCGTTTGCCATTCAGGATAACCTAGGCGACCCGTTGCGTGAGCTAGTGGGCCAGTCAGTTTCAGAAGCAGAGCGCCAAGCGCTGCGAGATGAACTTGGTCTAAACGATCCCTTTATCACCAAATACACACGCTTTATCGGCGCTGCATTGCAGGGCGATTTAGGCACTTCATACTTTTTTAAACGTCCTGCGGTGGATGTGATTCTTGATAAACTCGTTGCCACTCTAGAGTTGGTGTTTGGCGCGACCGTATTAATCATCGTCTTTTCGATCCCGCTTGGGGTTTATTCCGCGATTCATCCGAAGAGTTTCTTTACCAAAGTGGTCATGGCAGGCAGTAGTATCGGTATTTCGATCCCCGTTTTCTTAACCGCGATCATGCTGATGTACGTCTTCTCGATTGAGCTGCAATGGCTGCCATCCTATGGGCGAGGGGAAACGTATAACCTACTCGGTTGGGAATCGGGCTTTTTTACTATTGATGGCTTAAAGCACTTAGTGCTGCCTTGTATCGCGTTGGCGTCGATCATGCTGCCACTGTTTATTCGTCTGGTGCGTTCAGAAATGCTGGAAGTGCTGAGTTCGGAATACATCAAATTTGCCAAGGCGAAAGGTCTCGCGCTGAACAAAATTTATTACCAACATGCGCTCAAAAATACCATGCTGCCAGTGTTAACCGTTGGTGGCGTGCAGATTGGTACCATGGTGGCGTACACCATTTTGACTGAAACCGTGTTCCAATGGCCGGGAACAGGCTTCCTTTTCCTTGAGGCGATCAACCGCGTGGATACCCCACTG
This window encodes:
- a CDS encoding dipeptide ABC transporter ATP-binding protein; this encodes MSLLEVKNLRIEYPSRHGIHAAVKSLSFNIERGEIVGVVGESGAGKSTVGNAVSDLLSPPGRIASGDVFLDGEKISGLSPEAMRKVRGSKIGFIFQDPMTSLNPLFTVEQQLKETIHANMNVSDEEAYTRALSLMKQVGIPQPENRLKQYPHQFSGGMRQRVVIAIALAGEPDLIIADEPTTALDVSIQDQILNLIRELCIKHNVGCMLVTHDMGVVSNVTDRVAVMYRGDLVEFGPTAKVLGNPDHPYTRSLISAVPRSDRKLDRFPLVSYIEEASELQPLDIKNHWLGQSEDQRKYTGPLLNVENVNLRFVTKDSLFESRREYVQASNNVSFQVHEGETFGLVGESGSGKSTIARVIAGLYAPNSGKVTFEGIDLTALTSEKARRPLRRQMQMVFQNPYTSMNPRMKIFDIIAEPIRFHKLTNSEAETRQIVNDLLEHVGLGRMAGVKYPHEFSGGQRQRISIARALATRPRLLICDEPTSALDVSVQAQILNLLKDLQSELNLTMLFISHDLPVIRQMCDRVGVMQMGTLLEVAPTEQLFRSPQHEYSKHLISLMPEFTGLREEVKTA
- a CDS encoding ABC transporter substrate-binding protein, whose protein sequence is MKTMKSKLTVALMAAGLSLSAAAADIKVAYDADPVSLDPHEQLSGGTLQMSHMVFDPLVRYTQKLDFEPRLAEKWERVNDTTYRFQLRKGVKFHSGNELTADDVVWTFDRLKDSPDFKAIFEPYEKMVKVDDYTVELVSKGAYPLVLQTATYIFPMDSKFYSGTTADGKDKAEVVKHGNSFASTNVSGTGPFIVTSREQGVKVEFERFKDYWDKESKGNVDKLTLVPIKEDATRVAALLSGGVDMIAPVAPNDHQRVKDAKGIELVTLPGTRIITFQMNQNSNEALKDVRVRQAIVHAINNQGIVDKIMKGFATAAGQQGPEGYAGYNAELVPRFDLKKAKQLMKEAGYEKGFTLTMIAPNNRYVNDAKVAQAASAMLSKIGIKVDLKTMPKAQYWPEFDKCAADMLMIGWHSDTEDSANFSEFLTMTRNEETGRGQYNCGHYSNPEVDKLVEAANVETDPAKRAAMLQKVETTLYNEAAFVPLHWQNLAWGAKSTLDIKPIVNAMDFPYFGDLVVKE
- a CDS encoding ABC transporter permease — encoded protein: MFSFLVKRLFQALIVMFVISLVAFAIQDNLGDPLRELVGQSVSEAERQALRDELGLNDPFITKYTRFIGAALQGDLGTSYFFKRPAVDVILDKLVATLELVFGATVLIIVFSIPLGVYSAIHPKSFFTKVVMAGSSIGISIPVFLTAIMLMYVFSIELQWLPSYGRGETYNLLGWESGFFTIDGLKHLVLPCIALASIMLPLFIRLVRSEMLEVLSSEYIKFAKAKGLALNKIYYQHALKNTMLPVLTVGGVQIGTMVAYTILTETVFQWPGTGFLFLEAINRVDTPLITAYVIFVGLIFVVTNTIVDLLYGLINPTVNLTGKGA